A segment of the Flavobacteriales bacterium genome:
CCGGACGCGCCGGCCACTGCGGCGAGGGTATAGGTCACCTTGAAGCTGGGGCTCGCGGGCAGCGACATCCAGATGAACTTGGCCTTGCCATCGGCGAAGGTGAAGGAGGCGCCCTTGGTCTCGATGGCCGTGGCGGTGAGGCCCTCGGGCAGGTCAATCTGCAGCTTCGCGAAGCCTGAGATCTCGCCCTTCTCGATGGTCACGGTGACCTTCGCCTCGGCGCCCGGCGCCAGCGTGGCGGGTATGTTCTGGTTGATGGTGAGCGGGCCTCCGGTGAGGACCTCGATGATCAGGATGCCGATCACATTGATCAGCAGGGCAAGTTGGTTCAGCATGCGCTCAAGTGCGCCGCGCGAGCATCGCGCTGGCTCGCCACCAAAAGTACCCGGCCCCCTTCCCGCGCTCGGGAAGCTGCACGGTGCAAGTACCAACAGGAGGGTGTTGAACGGGGCGCTGCGGCTGCCGCAGGCAATACCGTGGGCCTATCTTCGTTGCCCACCCGGATGCGCAAGAACCTTCTCCTTCCGTTCCTTCTCCTTCCTGGCCTGCTCAGCGCCCAATTGGGCGGGCAGAGCGTGTTCCGCGTGCTCGACATCCCGGCATCGGCACGGGCCTCGGCGCTCGGCGGCAACTACATCGCCGTGAAGGACAACGACATCAACCTCGGCCTCTTCAATCCCGCGCTGCTCAATCCGGAGATGGGGCGGCAGGTGTCGCTCAGCTGGCTGCCCTACTTCGAAGGGATCAATGTGGGCTACGCGAGCTACGCGCACCATTTCGACAGCCTGCGCACCACCTTCAGCGGCGCGGTGCAATACGTGGACTATGGCACCTTCAACCGTACCGACGCCACGGGCAACGAGCTCGGCCAGTTCCGCGCCGGCGAGTATGCATTCCAAGTGGGTGCCGGTAGGGCCATCGACAGCCTCTTCAGCATCGGGGCCAACGTGAAGTTCATCACCAGCAGCCTCGATACCTACACCAGCAGCGGCATCGCCCTCGACCTTGGCGGCACCTACCACAAGCCCTCGAAGGGCGTCACGCTCTCCGCAGTGGTGCGCAACATCGGCTACCAGACCAGCAGCTTCACCAGCGAGCGCGAGAAGCTCGCCACCCAGGTGATGCTCGGGATCACCTACAAATTCAAGCACGCCCCTTTCCGCTTGGGACTGATGCTGGAGAACCTTCAGCGCTGGGACCTCACCTACCCCGATGCCGCGCGCGACCGCCAGATCGATCCCACCACCGGCGAAGTGGTGGTGAAGAAGACCACCAATGCGGAGAAGGCCCTGCTGCATGCGGTGCCCAGCGCCGAGATATTGCTGAG
Coding sequences within it:
- the porQ gene encoding type IX secretion system protein PorQ; the encoded protein is MRKNLLLPFLLLPGLLSAQLGGQSVFRVLDIPASARASALGGNYIAVKDNDINLGLFNPALLNPEMGRQVSLSWLPYFEGINVGYASYAHHFDSLRTTFSGAVQYVDYGTFNRTDATGNELGQFRAGEYAFQVGAGRAIDSLFSIGANVKFITSSLDTYTSSGIALDLGGTYHKPSKGVTLSAVVRNIGYQTSSFTSEREKLATQVMLGITYKFKHAPFRLGLMLENLQRWDLTYPDAARDRQIDPTTGEVVVKKTTNAEKALLHAVPSAEILLSKNFMIRLGYNFRTRYEMALASRTGAVGLSFGLGLRVSKVHISYGFNQLHLAGIRNTITIAVRFSDFKKAEG